The window GAGTGGGACGACGGGTTCAACGGCGGCTGGACCGAACAATCCGGCAGCACGATCGACTTCGAAACCGGGAACGGCACCGATCCACGGCAGCGGGTTCCGGACGCGTGCCCGGAATCGGTCGACGACGTGTTCGCCTGAGTCGGCGCCACGACCCTGCGTGGCGAGCCCTGCAGTCTGGTCTGCCGGTCGGCTTCGAAACCGACCGCCTTTATTCCGACCGGCCCGTTCGGGGGCGTATGAACGCAGACGCCGTCGTGCTCGACATCGACGGAGTGCTCGTCGACGTCGCCGACTCCTACCGGCGCGCGATCGTCGAGTCCGTCGACTACGTCTACGACCGCACGATCCGCAAGGAAGACATTCAGGGGTTCAAGGACGCGGGCGGATTCAACAACGACTGGGAGCTCACCTACGCCGCCGCCCTCTACGTCCTCGCGACGAGTGAAGGGTACGACGAGTCTATCGACGAGTTTACCGACGCCATCGCCGAGAACGGCGGCGGCCTCGAGGCCGCCGAGTCCGTCGTCCGCGACCGGATCGACGCCCGGGCGACCCAGCGCGTGAAAGAGCGGTGGGACCGCGAGCGGCTGCGCGACGTCTTCCAGCAACTCTACCTCGGTGCGGAGCTCTACCGCGGCCTCGAGGGTGGCGAACCCGACATCGAGACCGAGGGGTTCATCCACGACGAGCCGGTGCTGCTCGAGGCCGACGCCCGCGACGCGTTGCTCGCCGAGTACGACGTCGGCGTTCTGACCGGCCGCCCCGAAGCGGAGGCCGAAATCGCCCTCGAGCGCGTGGGGCTCGAGCAGGAAGTGTCCCTCGAGCACCGGTTTACGATGGACGACTGGGAGGAAGGGAAGCCCCACCCGCGGGCGCTGACGACGCTGGCCGAGCGGTTTGATGCTGAGCGCATCGTCTTCGTCGGGGACACGTTGGACGACGTTCGGACGGCGACCAACGCCGCCGAGGCCGATCGGGAACGGGAGTACTACGGGATCGGCGTGCTCACCGGCGGGTTGACCGGCGAAGAAGGGCGCCGAAAGTACGAGGCCGAAGATGCAGCGGCGGTGCTCGAGTCGATCAACGAACTGCCGGACCTGCTGGCCGAGTAACGCATTCTACTCCTCGTTGGCCTCGTTCGCTTCGTTCGTCTCGTCTGTCTTGCTGGCCCCGTCACCCTTGTTCGTCTCACCCATCTCACTCATCTCGCCCGTTTCGCTCGAGGAGAGCCGCACGAACGTCAGCCAGAAGTTCTCGAACGAGCGGACGAGCTCGACGAACTCGTCGGGTTCGATCGGTTTCTGGACGTAGGCGTTCGCGTGGAGGTCGTACGAGCGGGCGATGTCCTCCTCGGTGTCGGAGCTGGTCATGACGATAACCGGAATCCGCCGAAACGCAGGATCGGACTTGAGTTCGGTCAGGACGTCCTCGCCGCTGACGCCCGGCAAGTGAAAGTCGAGCAGGACGAGATCCGGCCGCGGCCGCTCGACGTGGTCGTTGCGGCGGTGGACGAAATCGAGCGCGTTCGTGCCGTCGGAGACGGTGTGGACGTCGCACGCGATGTTCGCGTCGGCGAACGACTCGTCGAACAGCCGCGCGTCCCCCGGATTCGGCTCGACGAGCAGAATCGTGATCGCGTCCTCGGTCGGCGGCCCTGCCATAGCCGACATTGAGCGGGCAGCCCCAAGAGCTTCGCGGTGCTCACGTCTCGTTTCGGCCGATTCTCGAGAGCGAGACGACTACTGCTCGCTCGAGGCAGCCGTCAGTCGATTCCTCCCGGTCCGGAGGCCCCGTGTTCGGAAAATGACAGAGGACGTTACCGCTCGAGCCCGGGATAGTCTGCGATAATCCCGTCGACGCCGGCCGCGGCGAGTTGGTCGAACTGACCCCACGTCTCGACCGTCCAGACGTTGACCGCGCGGCCGTCCTCGTGGGTCCGCTCGAGCACGTCGATCGCCGGCTCTGCAGCCGGGAAGCCGGCGTACTCCGTCGTCGCTAGCGGGACGCCGGCGACGGCGTTTCGCGGCGGGTGGATCGCCTCGCAGTCGTAGCGGTCGGCGATCGCGAGCCCGGCCTCGAGGTCGTCCCAGACGAGCGGCGCGGCAGCGTACTCGGGCGCAATCTCGCGGAGGGAAGCGAGCGCGCCCTCGCAGAACGACGAGAAGAGCAAGTCGCCGTCGAAGGCGCGACACTCGTCGACGACGCGCTCGACGAACGGTTCCCAGACGTCTCGCCGCGCGTCGCGCTCGTCGGGTGCGAGCGCCTCGCCGAAGCGCAGGTCCGTCGTGCCGGGGTTCTTCAGTTCGACGTTGACGCCGACCGTGTCCGGGAGCGCCTCGAGGAACGCGGCGAGCGTCGGAATCGCCTCGTCGGTGCCCAGAACTCGCGTTTCCTGTAACTTCTCGAGCGGCGTCTCCCAGACGAGGCCGTCGGCGTCGGTGAGCGGCCGGCCGTCGCGGGGACGGGTGCCCTCGAGGTGCTCGTCGTGGATGACGACCGGCGTCCCGCAGGCGGCCGGCTGGACGTCGAGCTCGATCATCGCCGTGTCGTCGCGGTCGGCGGCCCGAACGGCTGCAGCGACGGTGTTCTCGGGGGCGACGCCGGCGTAGCCGCGGTGGGCGATGACGGCGGGCTGGGAATTCGAGGGACGATACATACCGGCACAACGACAGGACGGGTAATGGAACCTGCGTTCGGTTCGGCGGCGTTCGACGAAACGGACGGCGGGAGCGGCGGGGCCGAGACGGTCGGGTGGCGACTCCCGGCCGCCCCTTCAACATCCCGCACGTGGTGGTCGGTCCCGTGACCGATCTCACACTCGAGGACGTCGAACGGCAGTTGAATCGCGCGACCGACCTCGAGACCGAAGAGGCCGTATCCGTCCTCCGGACGGCCCGCGAGGATCTGCGGGCGCTGGACAACGATCCCGACGTGGACGAACAGCGACGGCAGGCGCTCGAGGAACGGCTCGACCAGCGGATTCGCGAGGTGCAAAACAGGGACGCCTACGACAGCGGGTTAGGCGCGTCGATGAATCCTGAGGAGGACGACGCTCCCTGAGGGAAGACGGTCCGTTCCGACCGCGAGGGTGCTCGTAACCTCTACCTACGAGCGGCGAGCGATCGGAGTGGCCGTCCGACTCGAGTAGTCGGACCCAACGCCGCGACCGTCGGAGACCCGCTGCACCCGAAACGGTGGGTTGAGCCGTGAAACGGTAGTCGAGACTTTCAGTCCGATTCGCGGTACCATCCGGTATGCGGGGACCAACTCGACGGCGGGTGCTGCAAGGGATATCGACCGGCGGCGTCGTACTGGGGGCGACGCGCTGGTCGCAGGGAATCGACCGCGGTGCGGCCCGGGCTTCGACCGGGGTGCAGGACACGGGCGGGGACGGGACGCCGACCCTCGAGGTCGACATTATCGAGACGGACGCGCCGGTGTACGCGGGCGAGTTCCTCAACGTGACGACCGCGATCACGAACCACGGCTCGTCGGCCGTGCGGACGACCGTCGAACTCCTCGTCGGGAACGAGCCCAACCGGTTGGGCCGCAGGCAAACGCCGATCGATCCCGGCGAGACGCGGACCGTCAAACAGGGATTCTATACGTACCCTGTGCCGTCGTACGGTGAATTTCCGGTCCGAGTCGAAACTGACGACGGGGCCGACGAGCGAACCGTGTCCGTGATCGGCGCGTCGTCGCTGCCGACCGCGCGGCCGGACCCCGACGTGACGATCGAACCGGGAACCGACGTGCTGTTCGAAGCCGGTGCGATCGACCCGAGCGAGTCGCAGTGGACGGTCTGGTGGCTCGACGGCGAGCAGGTCGCCGGCGGCCCCGGCGGCCCCTGGGACTCGGTCTACTACGGCGTCGCCGAGGCCCACTACTGGCGGCATACGTTCGACTCGCCCGGCACGCACGACGTGGCAGCGGCCGTCCTCCCGCAGGATCGTGCAGGGTCGTACGCGGCCCGCTGGCAGGTCGAGGTGACCGGCGGCGGCCACCGCTCGCCGACGGTCGAGCCCATCCGACCTGATCCGGGGACCGTCCCGGCGGCGAACGGCGAACCGACGACGTTCGAACTCGAGGCGACCGACCCGGACGGCGGCCTCGATCGGGTCGTCTGGTGGCTCACGCAGTCGGACGTGATTCTCGACGTGACCGAACTCGAGGGGCGGACGGACACGGCGCAGTTGACGACCGATTCGGGCTGTCACACCTGTCAGATCATTCCCTGGGTGATCTGCGAGGACGGGACGGTCGCATCGCTGGACTCGCACTGGCAGTTCGAGCGGGGCGACCGCGGTGACGGCGGTGACGACGACGATACTGGCGACGGTGACGACGGGAGCGACGGTGACAACGGATCCGGCGACGGCGCCGAACTCGAGCTCTCGATCCGCACCACGAACTCGCCGGTCGACGCCGGCGAGTACCTCGAGGTGATCGTCGACATCACGAACACCGGCTCCGAAACCGGCCGGCAGACGCTCGAACTGATCGTCGGCCACGATCCGAAGAAGCTCGATACCCAGGACGTGGTCGTCGAACCGGGCGAGACGGGCGCGGCGACCCTGGGATTCGAGACGTATCCGACGAAGCAGGACGAGCAGTTCCCGGTTCGCGTTCGCGGGGCGGACGATACTGCCGTGGTCTCGGTGCAAGTCTTCGCCAAATAACGAGACAGGTCACCCGCACCACCGCCAACAGACGCGGTCGATCACCCGGTTTTATTCCGATTTCGCTCGCAGGGGCGCGTATGCGAATCGCACTACTCGGCGGCACCGGCGACATCGGCGAAGGGCTCGCGCTCCGGTTCGGACGGGATACCGACCACGAGGTGCTCGTCGGCTCCCGCGATCCCGAACGCGCCCGGGACGCGGTCGCCGACTACGAGGACACCCTCGAGGACCACGGCGCCGAGGCCTCCATCAAGGGTTTTGTCAACGAGATGGTCACCGACCGCGCCGACGTCGTGGTGCTCGCAGTCCCGCCCTACCACGTCGGCGACACGATCGAGTCGGTCGCGGACGCACTCGACGACGACACGATCCTCGTCACGCCGGCAGTCGCCATGAAAGGCGACGAGGGCGGAATGCAGTTCCACCCGCCGTCGGCTGGCAGCACGACCGAGCTCGTCGCCCAGCGCGCACCCGACGGCGTTCCGGTCGTCGGCGCGTACCACAACCTCCCGGCCGGTCCGCTCGCCGACCTCGAGGCGGACATCGACTACGATACGCCGGTCGTCGGGACCGATCGGGACGCGGTCCGGACCGTCGTCGATCTCACCAACGAAATCGAG is drawn from Halopiger aswanensis and contains these coding sequences:
- a CDS encoding response regulator, encoding MSAMAGPPTEDAITILLVEPNPGDARLFDESFADANIACDVHTVSDGTNALDFVHRRNDHVERPRPDLVLLDFHLPGVSGEDVLTELKSDPAFRRIPVIVMTSSDTEEDIARSYDLHANAYVQKPIEPDEFVELVRSFENFWLTFVRLSSSETGEMSEMGETNKGDGASKTDETNEANEANEE
- a CDS encoding glycerophosphodiester phosphodiesterase, producing the protein MYRPSNSQPAVIAHRGYAGVAPENTVAAAVRAADRDDTAMIELDVQPAACGTPVVIHDEHLEGTRPRDGRPLTDADGLVWETPLEKLQETRVLGTDEAIPTLAAFLEALPDTVGVNVELKNPGTTDLRFGEALAPDERDARRDVWEPFVERVVDECRAFDGDLLFSSFCEGALASLREIAPEYAAAPLVWDDLEAGLAIADRYDCEAIHPPRNAVAGVPLATTEYAGFPAAEPAIDVLERTHEDGRAVNVWTVETWGQFDQLAAAGVDGIIADYPGLER
- the npdG gene encoding NADPH-dependent F420 reductase, with the translated sequence MRIALLGGTGDIGEGLALRFGRDTDHEVLVGSRDPERARDAVADYEDTLEDHGAEASIKGFVNEMVTDRADVVVLAVPPYHVGDTIESVADALDDDTILVTPAVAMKGDEGGMQFHPPSAGSTTELVAQRAPDGVPVVGAYHNLPAGPLADLEADIDYDTPVVGTDRDAVRTVVDLTNEIEGLRALEAGPLSNAAAIESLTALTITLTMHNDAQDLGVKWQE
- a CDS encoding TIGR01548 family HAD-type hydrolase, whose translation is MNADAVVLDIDGVLVDVADSYRRAIVESVDYVYDRTIRKEDIQGFKDAGGFNNDWELTYAAALYVLATSEGYDESIDEFTDAIAENGGGLEAAESVVRDRIDARATQRVKERWDRERLRDVFQQLYLGAELYRGLEGGEPDIETEGFIHDEPVLLEADARDALLAEYDVGVLTGRPEAEAEIALERVGLEQEVSLEHRFTMDDWEEGKPHPRALTTLAERFDAERIVFVGDTLDDVRTATNAAEADREREYYGIGVLTGGLTGEEGRRKYEAEDAAAVLESINELPDLLAE